The following coding sequences lie in one Arthrobacter sp. PGP41 genomic window:
- a CDS encoding cystathionine gamma-synthase, with translation MSASENQGFNTRAVHAGQAFEPRTGAVVPPLHFSSTYAQDGIGGLRDGYEYGRGGNPTRDALQEQLAALELGTHAYSFSSGLAAEDSLIRALTRPGDHIVLGNDAYGGTYRLISRVLGGWGIGNTPVDMANLDTVREAVAANKARILWVETPSNPLMKITDIAALADIAHDAGALLVVDNTFASPYLQTPLALGADVVVHSTTKYIGGHSDVVGGAVVVKDAELAEKIGFVQFAVGAVSGPMDAFLTTRGLKTLGVRMDRHSLNGQAVAEWLLERPEVEAVLYPGLPSHPGHELAKRQMRSFGGMVSVQFKGGEAAARKVAESTSVFTLAESLGGIESLMNYPSEMTHASVKGTELAVPVNLLRLSCGIEDVEDLVADLEQAFSSIP, from the coding sequence ATGTCCGCCTCTGAAAACCAGGGTTTCAACACCCGCGCCGTACACGCAGGCCAGGCTTTCGAGCCGCGCACCGGTGCGGTGGTCCCGCCGCTGCACTTCAGCTCCACCTACGCCCAGGACGGCATCGGCGGGCTCCGCGACGGCTACGAGTACGGCCGCGGCGGCAACCCCACCCGGGACGCCCTGCAGGAACAGCTCGCAGCACTGGAACTCGGCACGCACGCCTACAGCTTCAGCTCCGGGCTGGCCGCCGAGGATTCACTGATCCGTGCCCTGACCCGGCCCGGGGACCACATCGTGCTGGGCAACGACGCCTACGGAGGCACCTACCGGCTGATCAGCCGGGTGCTCGGCGGCTGGGGGATCGGCAACACCCCCGTGGACATGGCCAACCTGGACACCGTCCGCGAAGCAGTCGCGGCGAACAAGGCGCGGATCCTTTGGGTGGAAACGCCGTCGAATCCGCTCATGAAGATCACCGACATCGCCGCGCTCGCGGACATAGCGCACGACGCCGGGGCCCTCCTGGTCGTGGACAACACGTTTGCGTCCCCCTACCTGCAGACCCCGCTCGCCCTGGGTGCCGACGTCGTGGTCCACTCCACCACCAAGTACATCGGCGGGCACTCGGACGTGGTGGGCGGCGCCGTCGTCGTCAAGGACGCCGAGCTGGCGGAGAAAATCGGCTTTGTGCAGTTCGCCGTGGGCGCTGTTTCCGGCCCCATGGACGCCTTCCTCACCACGCGCGGCCTGAAAACCCTGGGCGTGCGGATGGACCGGCACAGCCTCAACGGGCAGGCCGTGGCCGAGTGGCTGCTGGAGCGGCCCGAGGTGGAAGCCGTCCTCTACCCGGGCCTGCCGTCCCACCCCGGCCACGAGCTGGCCAAGCGGCAGATGCGGAGCTTCGGCGGCATGGTGTCGGTGCAGTTCAAGGGCGGCGAGGCGGCGGCCCGCAAGGTGGCCGAGTCAACCTCCGTGTTCACCCTCGCGGAGTCTTTGGGCGGCATCGAGTCGCTGATGAACTACCCGTCCGAGATGACCCACGCCTCGGTCAAGGGCACCGAGCTGGCCGTCCCGGTGAACCTGCTCCGGCTCTCCTGCGGCATCGAGGACGTGGAGGACCTGGTGGCGGACCTTGAGCAGGCGTTCTCGTCTATCCCCTAG
- a CDS encoding ATP-binding cassette domain-containing protein, with translation MIHTDKLSKTFTVKKETVEAVRGVDIDVAPGELVAFLGPNGAGKSTTLRMLTTLLRPTSGSATVAGVDVTADPAGVRARIGYIGQGNGGGHSFRVIDELVMQGRFYGMNSSDAAARAQELLRSMDLSDLAKRTVVKLSGGQRRRMDVALGLMHSPKLLFLDEPSTGMDPQNRANLWDHIMRLRREHGTTIVLTTHYMDEADSMSERVIVIDHGRIIADDTAARLKANLAGDLLAVEVAAESAPGVRGLLGRAAAGGELQENRLDGVVTFRLRLPEGARLAPALLKEMDDAGAPAQSLELKPPTLDDVFLELTGRNLREGANR, from the coding sequence ATGATTCACACGGACAAGCTGAGCAAGACCTTCACCGTCAAGAAGGAAACCGTGGAAGCCGTCAGGGGCGTCGACATCGACGTTGCCCCCGGGGAGCTGGTGGCGTTCCTGGGTCCCAACGGTGCGGGCAAGTCGACGACCCTGCGGATGCTCACCACCCTGCTCCGCCCCACCTCCGGCTCCGCCACCGTGGCCGGGGTGGACGTCACCGCGGATCCGGCAGGGGTTCGGGCACGGATCGGCTACATCGGCCAGGGCAACGGCGGCGGGCACAGCTTCCGCGTGATTGATGAACTGGTGATGCAGGGCCGTTTCTACGGCATGAACAGCAGCGACGCCGCCGCCCGCGCCCAGGAACTGCTCCGGTCGATGGACCTCTCGGACCTCGCCAAACGCACGGTGGTCAAGCTCTCCGGCGGCCAGCGGCGCCGGATGGACGTTGCGCTGGGCCTGATGCATTCCCCCAAGCTGCTGTTCCTGGACGAGCCGTCCACCGGGATGGATCCGCAGAACCGGGCCAACCTCTGGGACCACATCATGCGGCTTCGCCGGGAGCACGGCACCACCATCGTCCTGACCACGCACTACATGGATGAAGCGGATTCCATGTCGGAGCGGGTCATCGTCATCGACCACGGCCGGATCATTGCCGATGACACGGCCGCGCGCCTGAAAGCCAACCTCGCCGGCGACCTGCTGGCCGTCGAGGTGGCGGCTGAGTCGGCGCCGGGCGTGCGGGGATTGCTGGGACGGGCCGCGGCGGGCGGCGAACTACAGGAAAACAGGCTCGACGGGGTGGTGACCTTCCGGTTGCGCCTGCCCGAAGGCGCACGGCTCGCCCCGGCCCTGCTGAAGGAAATGGACGACGCCGGCGCTCCCGCACAGTCGCTTGAACTAAAGCCGCCCACCCTGGATGACGTGTTCCTGGAACTGACCGGGCGCAACCTCCGGGAAGGAGCGAACCGGTGA
- a CDS encoding DUF1304 family protein, with the protein MSVLVQVLAVITGVVLIAVGLLEAFRYKDQRLHPIFLIKPEDTDAVRLWTVNVGFYNIVWGLFGIAGVVLANSGEVTVGRTVVAMMCIAHAILGMVLIISERRLWLSGIGQSFLPVVILWLMFAG; encoded by the coding sequence GTGAGTGTCCTCGTCCAGGTGCTGGCCGTCATCACCGGCGTCGTCCTGATCGCCGTCGGACTGCTGGAAGCCTTCCGGTACAAGGACCAGCGACTCCACCCGATTTTCCTGATCAAGCCGGAGGACACAGACGCCGTCCGGCTCTGGACGGTCAACGTCGGGTTCTACAACATCGTCTGGGGCCTATTTGGGATCGCCGGCGTGGTGCTGGCCAACTCCGGAGAGGTCACGGTGGGCCGGACGGTCGTGGCAATGATGTGCATCGCGCACGCAATCCTGGGCATGGTGCTGATCATCAGCGAGCGCAGGCTATGGCTCAGTGGCATCGGACAGTCGTTCCTCCCGGTGGTAATCCTGTGGCTCATGTTCGCCGGCTGA
- a CDS encoding VOC family protein codes for MGGVVHFEIPADDQERARKFYQEALGWRIDPVPGMDYNMVITTPMDEATGQPTEAGAINGGMFARDPDLKTPVITVDVPDINATLQTVESLGGAVVKPRETIPGMGFFAYFKDTEGNVMGLWENLPPDQQAGQAGDTADGTPA; via the coding sequence ATGGGCGGAGTAGTGCATTTCGAAATCCCCGCGGACGACCAGGAGCGGGCCAGGAAGTTCTACCAGGAGGCCCTCGGCTGGCGGATCGACCCCGTCCCGGGCATGGACTACAACATGGTCATCACCACCCCCATGGACGAGGCAACCGGCCAGCCCACCGAAGCAGGCGCCATCAACGGCGGCATGTTCGCCAGGGACCCGGACCTGAAGACCCCGGTGATCACCGTGGACGTGCCGGACATCAACGCCACGCTGCAGACAGTGGAGTCGCTGGGCGGTGCCGTGGTCAAGCCCCGGGAAACCATCCCCGGAATGGGCTTCTTCGCGTACTTCAAGGACACCGAGGGCAACGTCATGGGCCTGTGGGAGAACCTGCCGCCGGACCAGCAGGCCGGGCAGGCCGGGGACACTGCGGACGGCACTCCCGCTTAG
- a CDS encoding putative quinol monooxygenase, with translation MSSPIDLQATFIPNDGEFHRVKLALEIAIDEVVNEPGCIRYELTEATEEKLVLTEQWASEEDLAKHSKGIAVQDLNESLSALLAEPVKVERI, from the coding sequence ATGAGTTCACCCATTGACCTGCAGGCAACGTTCATCCCCAACGACGGCGAGTTCCACCGTGTAAAGCTGGCCCTCGAAATAGCCATCGATGAGGTGGTGAACGAACCGGGCTGCATCCGTTACGAGCTGACCGAAGCCACAGAAGAGAAGCTGGTCCTGACCGAACAGTGGGCGTCGGAGGAGGACCTGGCCAAGCATTCCAAGGGCATCGCGGTGCAGGACCTCAACGAATCACTGAGCGCGCTGCTGGCGGAGCCGGTCAAGGTGGAACGGATCTAG
- a CDS encoding ABC transporter permease: protein MRERPGLGQVLRDTRYVFWREMLLPLRDPFSLVFSLIQPLVFLGLFGPLLSASVGAPAFGGQSTLQWFLPGVVVMIALFGTSMTGSNLQYELMTGSYERILATPLSRSSLMIGRALKEWAPLVVQGLLIALVCIPFGFVFHPLHVLAGLVILGIFGVGIGALSYALALVSQNKEWIFWGVQQTLLFPLMILSGIMLPLEAGPAWMKTASMFNPLTYLVNAERELFAGTIGGHTLWGLVAAAVTAAVGLVVGVRAINRTIR, encoded by the coding sequence ATGCGCGAAAGGCCCGGCCTGGGCCAGGTCCTGCGCGACACCAGGTACGTCTTCTGGCGCGAGATGCTGCTGCCGCTGCGCGACCCGTTTTCCCTGGTCTTCTCCCTGATCCAGCCGCTGGTGTTCCTGGGCCTGTTCGGCCCGCTGCTCAGCGCCTCCGTGGGCGCCCCGGCGTTCGGCGGGCAGTCCACGCTGCAGTGGTTCCTGCCGGGTGTGGTGGTCATGATCGCCCTGTTCGGCACCTCGATGACCGGTTCAAACCTCCAGTACGAGCTGATGACCGGATCCTATGAGCGGATCCTCGCCACTCCCCTGTCCCGCTCGTCCCTGATGATCGGTCGGGCGCTGAAGGAGTGGGCGCCGCTGGTGGTCCAGGGGCTGCTCATCGCCCTGGTCTGCATCCCGTTTGGCTTTGTCTTCCACCCCCTGCACGTGCTGGCCGGGCTGGTGATCCTCGGGATCTTCGGCGTCGGCATCGGCGCGCTCTCCTATGCCCTGGCGCTGGTGTCGCAGAACAAGGAATGGATTTTCTGGGGCGTGCAGCAGACGCTGCTCTTCCCGCTGATGATCCTCTCCGGGATCATGCTCCCTCTCGAGGCCGGCCCGGCCTGGATGAAGACCGCCAGCATGTTCAATCCCCTGACGTACCTGGTGAACGCCGAACGGGAACTGTTCGCCGGGACCATCGGCGGGCACACCCTGTGGGGACTTGTGGCAGCAGCGGTGACGGCCGCCGTCGGACTGGTGGTCGGCGTGCGGGCGATTAACCGCACCATCAGGTAG
- a CDS encoding thioredoxin family protein: protein MATRDITGEQFASTIEGNDIVLVDFWAEWCGPCKQFGPTYSAVSEKHPDVLFTKVDTEAEQQLAAEAGISSIPTLMAFREKVLVFSQPGALNAQQLEQVVDAVKALDMEEVHAHVARQREEAGATAGKHAGPQDGTQIPD, encoded by the coding sequence ATGGCTACTCGTGACATCACAGGTGAACAGTTCGCATCCACCATCGAAGGCAACGACATTGTCCTGGTGGATTTCTGGGCAGAATGGTGCGGCCCCTGCAAGCAGTTCGGGCCCACGTATTCGGCGGTCTCAGAGAAGCACCCGGATGTCCTCTTCACCAAGGTGGACACGGAGGCGGAGCAGCAGCTCGCCGCCGAGGCAGGCATCTCGTCGATCCCCACCCTGATGGCCTTCCGTGAAAAGGTGCTGGTGTTCTCGCAGCCCGGTGCGCTGAACGCCCAGCAGCTCGAACAGGTGGTGGACGCCGTGAAGGCGCTTGACATGGAGGAAGTCCATGCCCATGTGGCCCGCCAGCGGGAAGAAGCCGGAGCAACGGCTGGCAAGCATGCCGGACCCCAGGACGGAACCCAGATCCCGGACTGA
- a CDS encoding ABC transporter ATP-binding protein, which produces MATAVSAKSLTKKFGRREVLHGVDFAVEAGSVFGVIGPNGAGKTTTMRCLLDIIRPTSGEIRVLGVEPRAGGPGLRRRIGYLPGELFLAGRVTGRKLLSHYEAISGPVPPGRIDQLAERLGLDLDRHTRQLSKGNKQKLGLVQAFMHQPELLVLDEPTSGLDPLVQQEFHAMVREARHRGQTIFLSSHVLSEVQQTADTVAILRDGRIITVESVEGLREGAIRHLRFTASGIAAHDAVAQLARVPGVGQVQVLEADGSVTLSAVLEGAIQPLVRMLDSLQLTDLVLEEPDLEEAVLKMYAGEPEDAR; this is translated from the coding sequence GTGGCAACCGCTGTCTCTGCGAAGTCACTGACCAAGAAATTCGGCCGCCGGGAAGTGCTCCACGGCGTGGACTTCGCCGTGGAGGCAGGCTCCGTGTTCGGGGTGATCGGACCCAACGGTGCAGGAAAGACCACCACCATGCGCTGCCTGCTGGACATCATCCGCCCCACCAGCGGGGAAATCCGGGTGCTGGGGGTGGAGCCCAGGGCTGGCGGCCCTGGACTGCGGCGCCGCATCGGATACCTTCCCGGGGAGTTGTTCCTTGCGGGACGGGTGACGGGACGCAAACTGCTTTCCCACTATGAGGCCATCAGCGGGCCGGTGCCGCCGGGCCGGATTGACCAGCTGGCGGAGCGGCTGGGACTGGACCTTGACCGGCATACGCGCCAGCTGTCAAAAGGCAACAAGCAGAAGCTCGGGCTGGTGCAGGCGTTTATGCACCAGCCGGAACTGCTGGTCCTCGATGAACCCACCAGCGGCCTGGATCCGCTGGTCCAGCAGGAGTTCCACGCGATGGTGCGGGAGGCGAGACACCGCGGACAGACCATCTTCCTCAGCTCGCACGTCCTGAGCGAGGTCCAGCAGACAGCGGATACAGTTGCCATCCTGCGCGATGGGCGGATCATCACCGTCGAGTCCGTGGAAGGGCTGCGCGAAGGCGCCATCCGGCACCTCCGCTTCACCGCGTCCGGCATCGCAGCGCACGACGCCGTGGCGCAGCTGGCCCGGGTGCCCGGCGTCGGGCAGGTGCAGGTGCTGGAGGCGGACGGCAGCGTGACGCTGTCCGCTGTACTGGAGGGCGCCATCCAGCCGCTGGTCCGGATGCTGGACTCCCTCCAGCTGACCGACCTCGTCCTGGAGGAGCCTGACCTGGAGGAAGCCGTGCTGAAGATGTACGCCGGCGAGCCGGAGGACGCCCGGTGA
- a CDS encoding cystathionine beta-synthase codes for MKYAQSVLDLIGNTPLIKLNHVTDGIKATVLVKLEYLNPGGSIKDRIAAKMIEDAERDGKLQPGGTIIEPTSGNTGVGLALVAQQKGYKCIFVVPDKVGEDKRAVLQAYGAEVVVTPTAVPPDSPQSYYGVSDRLVRETPGGYKPDQFSNPAAPGSHYLTTGPEIWRDTDGKVTHCVIGAGTGGTITGTGRYLKEVSAGRPESDGGVVRIIGADPEGSVYSGGTGRPYFVEGVGEDMWPANYDKSVPDQVIAVSDADSFAMTRRLAREEGLLVGGSSGMAVVAALQVARDLPESAVVVVILPDSGRGYLAKIFNDQWMRSYGFLSGGEETSVGEVISSKNGELPDLVHIHPNESVRDVINIMNEFGVSHIPVLSQEPPVVMGEVLGAVDERSLTAKLFRGEAKLTDKISEHMGPKLPVIGSLETISAARELLSDVDTVMVTFVGAPVGILTRHDLLAYLSN; via the coding sequence ATGAAGTACGCCCAGTCCGTCCTGGACCTCATCGGCAATACCCCGCTCATCAAGCTCAACCACGTGACCGACGGCATCAAGGCCACCGTCCTGGTCAAACTCGAGTACCTGAACCCCGGCGGATCCATCAAGGACCGCATCGCGGCCAAGATGATCGAGGACGCCGAGCGGGACGGCAAGCTGCAGCCCGGCGGCACCATCATCGAGCCCACCTCCGGCAATACGGGAGTGGGCCTGGCCCTCGTGGCGCAGCAAAAAGGCTACAAGTGCATTTTTGTGGTGCCGGACAAGGTGGGCGAGGACAAGCGTGCCGTCCTGCAGGCCTACGGCGCGGAGGTGGTGGTCACGCCCACGGCCGTCCCGCCGGACAGCCCGCAAAGCTACTACGGCGTCTCGGACCGCCTGGTCCGGGAGACACCGGGAGGATACAAGCCGGACCAGTTTTCCAACCCTGCCGCTCCCGGCAGCCACTATCTGACCACCGGCCCGGAGATCTGGCGCGATACGGACGGTAAGGTCACCCACTGCGTGATCGGCGCCGGCACCGGCGGCACCATCACGGGCACCGGCCGGTACCTGAAAGAGGTTTCGGCTGGCCGGCCGGAGTCCGACGGCGGCGTGGTCCGGATCATCGGTGCGGACCCGGAAGGTTCGGTCTACTCCGGCGGCACCGGGCGCCCGTACTTCGTGGAGGGCGTGGGGGAGGACATGTGGCCGGCGAACTACGACAAGTCCGTCCCCGACCAGGTGATCGCCGTCAGCGACGCCGACTCCTTCGCCATGACCCGCCGCCTCGCCCGGGAGGAGGGCCTGCTGGTGGGCGGATCCTCGGGAATGGCTGTGGTGGCCGCCCTGCAGGTGGCCCGGGACCTGCCCGAGTCCGCCGTCGTCGTCGTCATTCTTCCCGACTCGGGCCGCGGCTACCTGGCCAAGATCTTCAACGACCAGTGGATGCGCTCCTACGGCTTCCTCTCCGGCGGCGAGGAAACCTCGGTGGGGGAGGTCATCAGCTCCAAGAACGGTGAACTGCCGGACCTGGTCCACATCCACCCGAACGAGTCCGTGCGCGACGTCATCAACATCATGAACGAGTTCGGCGTCAGCCATATCCCCGTCCTGTCCCAGGAGCCGCCGGTGGTCATGGGCGAGGTGCTGGGCGCCGTGGATGAGCGCAGCCTTACGGCCAAACTGTTCCGCGGCGAAGCCAAGCTCACGGACAAGATCTCCGAACACATGGGCCCCAAGCTGCCCGTCATCGGCTCGCTGGAGACCATTTCAGCGGCCAGGGAACTACTCTCGGACGTGGACACCGTAATGGTCACGTTCGTGGGTGCCCCCGTGGGCATCCTGACCCGGCACGACCTCCTCGCCTACCTCAGCAACTGA
- a CDS encoding AMP-binding protein, which yields MRAYTAGDTDVPLLEETIGQNFERVVERFPFHDALIEAAPVPGADARRWSYTKMNDDVDRLARALLAMGVAKGDRVGIWSPNCAEWTLLQYATAKAGAILVNVNPAYRSHELEFVVKQNGMRMLVTAPSDRNSDYVGMARRALAVCPDLKELVFLPAPGGEGFDAGVPLSDAELTYAELLRRADAVGHSGLKARMAELGPHDPINLQYTSGTTGFPKGATLTHHNILNNGFSIGELLGYTEHDRVVIPVPFYHCFGMVIGNLNALSHGAATIIPSRGFNPAAALEAVQDFGGTSLYGVPTMFIAELALPDFASYDLSTLRTGVMAGSLCPIEVMNRVISEMNMRDVAICYGMTETSPVSTMTRQGDTLQHRTETVGRTMPHLESKIVDPGSGDVLERGQIGELCTRGYAVMEGYWSQPDKTAEAIDTEGWIHTGDLARMDGDGYVVIEGRIKDMVIRGGENIYPREIEEFLYTHPSIRDVQVIGVPDAQYGEELMACIILEPGAEPLDASAVSDFCRGRLAHYKVPRYVDIRASFPMTVSGKVRKVEMREEAVARLGI from the coding sequence ATGCGCGCTTACACAGCCGGGGACACTGACGTCCCGCTGCTCGAGGAGACCATTGGCCAGAACTTTGAGCGGGTGGTGGAGCGGTTCCCGTTCCACGACGCGCTGATTGAGGCGGCGCCTGTTCCGGGGGCGGATGCGCGCCGCTGGAGCTACACAAAAATGAATGACGACGTCGACAGGCTGGCGCGTGCGCTCCTCGCCATGGGCGTCGCCAAAGGGGACCGGGTGGGGATCTGGAGCCCGAACTGCGCCGAGTGGACGCTGCTGCAGTACGCCACGGCCAAGGCCGGCGCCATCCTGGTGAACGTCAACCCGGCCTACCGCAGCCACGAGCTGGAATTCGTGGTAAAGCAGAACGGCATGCGGATGCTGGTCACCGCCCCGTCGGACCGGAACAGCGACTACGTGGGCATGGCCCGCCGGGCGCTCGCCGTTTGCCCGGACCTGAAGGAGCTCGTTTTCCTCCCGGCACCAGGCGGGGAAGGGTTCGACGCCGGCGTCCCCCTCAGTGACGCGGAGCTGACCTACGCCGAACTGCTTCGGCGCGCTGACGCCGTCGGACATTCCGGCCTGAAGGCCCGCATGGCTGAACTCGGCCCGCACGATCCCATCAACCTGCAGTACACGTCCGGGACCACGGGATTCCCAAAAGGAGCCACCCTTACGCACCACAACATCCTGAACAACGGGTTTTCCATTGGCGAGCTGCTCGGCTACACGGAGCACGACCGGGTGGTGATTCCGGTGCCGTTCTACCATTGCTTCGGCATGGTGATCGGCAACCTCAACGCCCTCAGCCACGGTGCGGCCACCATCATTCCCAGCCGCGGCTTCAACCCCGCAGCGGCCCTGGAGGCTGTGCAGGATTTTGGCGGCACGTCACTGTACGGCGTGCCCACCATGTTCATCGCCGAACTGGCGCTGCCCGACTTTGCGTCCTACGACCTCTCGACCCTGCGCACCGGCGTCATGGCCGGCTCCCTCTGCCCCATCGAGGTGATGAACCGGGTGATCTCGGAGATGAACATGCGGGATGTGGCCATCTGCTACGGGATGACGGAAACGTCTCCGGTGTCCACCATGACCCGGCAGGGCGATACCCTGCAGCACCGCACCGAAACAGTGGGACGGACCATGCCGCACCTGGAAAGCAAGATCGTGGATCCGGGCTCCGGAGATGTCCTGGAGCGCGGGCAAATCGGCGAGCTGTGCACCCGGGGCTACGCGGTGATGGAAGGGTACTGGAGCCAGCCCGACAAGACGGCCGAGGCCATCGACACCGAGGGATGGATCCACACCGGGGACCTCGCCCGCATGGACGGGGACGGCTACGTGGTGATCGAGGGCCGGATCAAGGACATGGTGATCAGGGGCGGAGAGAACATCTATCCCCGGGAAATCGAGGAGTTCCTCTACACCCATCCGTCCATCCGGGACGTGCAGGTCATCGGTGTCCCGGATGCGCAATACGGCGAGGAACTGATGGCCTGCATCATCCTGGAACCAGGGGCGGAACCACTGGATGCTTCCGCTGTTTCGGACTTCTGCCGCGGGCGCCTGGCGCACTATAAGGTCCCGCGCTATGTGGACATCCGGGCGAGCTTCCCCATGACAGTCTCCGGGAAGGTGCGCAAAGTGGAGATGCGCGAGGAAGCAGTGGCCCGGCTGGGTATCTGA
- a CDS encoding winged helix-turn-helix transcriptional regulator produces MALRSDWSQRNCSIARGLDILGDPWTILVLREVFLGNGRFDAMKAHLEVADSVLTRRLARLVEEGLLEKQAYDDGGRARLEYVLLPKGEDALPVLNALAIWSEKHLPAPSDQAHLYVIHSGCGKRTSSADTCTGCGDRLTAANTSWHSRTRSAEPVRLATAAA; encoded by the coding sequence ATGGCACTTCGATCCGACTGGTCGCAGCGGAACTGCAGCATTGCCCGCGGGCTGGACATCCTGGGCGACCCCTGGACCATCCTTGTCCTGCGCGAGGTCTTTTTGGGCAACGGGCGGTTTGACGCCATGAAGGCGCACCTTGAGGTGGCGGACTCCGTGCTCACCAGGCGCCTGGCCCGCCTGGTCGAGGAGGGGCTGCTGGAGAAACAGGCGTACGACGACGGCGGCCGCGCCCGGCTTGAGTACGTCCTCTTGCCGAAAGGCGAAGATGCGCTCCCGGTGCTGAATGCTCTGGCCATCTGGTCGGAGAAGCACCTCCCGGCCCCGTCCGACCAGGCGCATCTTTATGTCATCCACTCCGGCTGTGGCAAGCGCACCAGTTCCGCCGACACCTGCACCGGGTGCGGTGACCGGCTGACGGCTGCCAACACCAGCTGGCACAGCAGGACCCGTTCAGCGGAACCTGTCCGGCTCGCCACGGCAGCCGCATGA
- a CDS encoding DNA-3-methyladenine glycosylase family protein, with protein sequence MTIAEAPPRLAAAADASLRWYPAGPYHLARTLGPLLRGNSDPSFSVQGSVIWNAFTTTDGPATVRFSAAGGDLEHWVDVQAWGPGAAAAVAAAPRLLGADDDWQDFDEPAFHATLPHMVREARRRSLDLRLPASGRMVDQLVPIILEQKVTVIEARRAYRYLVHRYGRPAPAAGLSTPAGLLVPPAAWQWLQVPSWEWHRAGVGPQRSATVMRALRSAVALERLAALPALEAGAKLQAIPGIGIWTAAEVVQRTHGCPDSISVGDYHLAAYVGAALTGRRTDDAGMLDLLAPWKGHRQRVVRMIQASGFRKPTFGPRMTIQDHRRH encoded by the coding sequence ATGACGATTGCAGAGGCACCTCCCCGGCTGGCAGCCGCGGCGGACGCCTCTCTCCGGTGGTATCCGGCCGGCCCGTACCACCTTGCCCGCACGCTCGGTCCGCTCCTGCGCGGCAACAGCGATCCGTCCTTCAGCGTCCAGGGGAGCGTCATCTGGAATGCCTTTACGACGACGGACGGCCCGGCCACTGTGAGGTTCAGCGCGGCTGGCGGGGACCTGGAGCATTGGGTGGATGTCCAGGCGTGGGGACCCGGCGCCGCCGCGGCCGTGGCGGCAGCGCCCCGGCTCCTGGGTGCCGACGATGACTGGCAGGACTTTGACGAGCCCGCTTTCCATGCCACCCTCCCGCACATGGTCCGTGAAGCACGACGCCGGAGCCTGGACCTGCGCCTTCCCGCCAGTGGGCGGATGGTGGACCAGCTGGTGCCCATCATCCTCGAGCAGAAGGTCACGGTGATTGAGGCGCGGCGGGCCTACCGGTATCTGGTGCACCGTTACGGAAGGCCGGCGCCGGCGGCCGGATTGTCCACTCCGGCCGGTTTGCTGGTGCCGCCCGCCGCGTGGCAGTGGCTGCAGGTTCCCAGCTGGGAATGGCACAGGGCGGGGGTTGGACCACAGCGTTCGGCGACCGTGATGCGGGCGCTGCGGTCCGCCGTCGCACTTGAACGGCTGGCAGCCCTGCCTGCCCTTGAGGCGGGCGCGAAGCTGCAGGCCATCCCGGGCATCGGCATCTGGACGGCGGCGGAAGTGGTGCAGCGTACGCATGGTTGCCCGGATTCCATCTCGGTGGGCGACTACCATCTGGCGGCATACGTGGGGGCCGCTTTGACAGGCCGTCGCACCGATGACGCGGGCATGCTTGACCTGCTGGCTCCGTGGAAGGGCCACCGGCAGCGGGTGGTCCGGATGATCCAGGCCAGCGGTTTCCGCAAGCCCACCTTCGGCCCGCGGATGACCATCCAGGACCACCGCCGGCACTGA